From the Agromyces laixinhei genome, the window CCTCCTCGACAAGTGGCTCGACCTGTACCGCACCGCCGCGCGCGCGAACGGCGGCGAGCCCGACGCCGGGCGCCGCCTTCTCTCCTGGGCACACGCAGCAGGACTCACCAACGTCACAGCGACCTCAAGCACCTGGTGCTACGCAACAGAGAAGGAACGAGCCTGGTGGGGCGGAATGTGGGCCGACCGTATCCTCGACTCAGCCATCGCGCGTCAGATCACCAGCACCGGGCTCGCGACTGCCGCTGAACTCCAGGAGATCAGCGAGGCATGGAAAGAGTGGGCCGACGACGAGGACGGTTGGTTCTCCATCCTCCACGGCGAGATCATCTGCCACGTGCCCTGACCCGCGCGCGGACCCCGCACCACCGACGTCGCAAATGCGATCAACCTGCGGACCTCGCTTGACGGTTACCGGGTGCCCGCCCGTTGGGCAATGATCGCTGCCTGCGGCCGCTGGCCCGTCGTCGTCCTGACGTGAGATTCGACCACATCGAAGCCGGCGGCGAGTAGTTCGTCGCTGAGATCTCCAACTGGCCAGCGGTATGCCGGGGTGACTGCGTGATCGAACCGCTCAACCACGGCACCCTCGAAGAACCCGATGAGCAGCGTGCCTCTCGGGCTGAGTGCGCGACGGAACTCCCTCAAAGGCTGGCGTATCGTGCCGGGGTCATGATGGATGAGGGAGTACCAAGAGAGGACGCCGCCAACCGTTTCCGTTTCGCAGTCGAGATTGTCGAGGTCGCCGACCTCGAATGGAACGCCTGGGTATTCGCGCCGGGCACGTTCGATGAATTCGCGCACCAAATCCACGCCGCTGGCAGTCAGCCCGAGTTCAGTGAGGAAGTTGGTCCATTGGCCAGGGCCGCAGCCGGCATCGATCACGCGACCTTCGATCCCTTGCGCCCAAGTCGATACAAGTTGACAATCTGAGGGATGAACGGGGCTCATCGAGCCGAAGAGAGCGGTGTACTCCACTGCCCGCCGGGAGTACGCGCAGCTGACCTTGCTGATCACACGCTCGCGTCTATGGAAACCGCCGACGCCGCCCGAAAGCCGATGGGTATCCGGGCATGTCTGGACGTTCAAATCCCCTGACATGATCGTCCAATGGACATCGCGAGAATGGGCCAAGAGGTCGAGGAAGTCTCGGCGTTCTATGCCGAGCGGCACAACATCGACCGAACAGACGACTGGCTGATGTTAAAGCTGAACGAGGAGGTCGGAGAGCTCACGCAGGCCTACCTCGCACGAGCAGGTCAGGCGCGTGACAAAGGACGAAGCGATCACGAACTCGATGCGGACTTCAGCGAAGAGTTGGCTGACGTACTCGCTCAGGTGCTCCTCATCGCGAATCGCTTCGGCGTTGACCTTGCCAGCCAGGTCGACCGAAAGTGGCTCGTCTGGAAGCCATCCCGATAGCCGATCGCTGAGCGCACATGGTGGTGCGCTGCAGTGGTTCCGGTGCCAGCGGCGAACTGCCGCTGCAGGCGCCGATCACGGTGTCCGGCGGCGGCGCCGGATGATCGCGATCCCGATCAGCACCAGCCCGTGAGGCGCTACGGACTCCGCTGCCCCCGCGCCCGACTTCTCTCAACGTTGTCGCGTGCGGGCGATGGCTTCCGCAGTATCGTCGCCCGTTTCGCCCGCGAACAGCTGGGTGGCGAGAGTCTCAGCGAGCCAGGTCTCGAAGCGGTCGACCGGCCAGCCTGAGCCCACCACCAGCTCCCCGTAGACTCCCGGCGCCGCGAACGCACGATAGACGGCCTGGGCGTCGTCGAGCGGCATTGAAAGGTGCACCTCGATCGACGCGATGAGCCGATCCATCA encodes:
- a CDS encoding class I SAM-dependent methyltransferase, translating into MISKVSCAYSRRAVEYTALFGSMSPVHPSDCQLVSTWAQGIEGRVIDAGCGPGQWTNFLTELGLTASGVDLVREFIERARREYPGVPFEVGDLDNLDCETETVGGVLSWYSLIHHDPGTIRQPLREFRRALSPRGTLLIGFFEGAVVERFDHAVTPAYRWPVGDLSDELLAAGFDVVESHVRTTTGQRPQAAIIAQRAGTR
- a CDS encoding MazG nucleotide pyrophosphohydrolase domain-containing protein, whose product is MDIARMGQEVEEVSAFYAERHNIDRTDDWLMLKLNEEVGELTQAYLARAGQARDKGRSDHELDADFSEELADVLAQVLLIANRFGVDLASQVDRKWLVWKPSR